One part of the Heptranchias perlo isolate sHepPer1 chromosome 10, sHepPer1.hap1, whole genome shotgun sequence genome encodes these proteins:
- the LOC137326489 gene encoding prostaglandin D2 receptor-like isoform X2, with protein sequence MMASCENSSTVHKDGSVMSSTLLFTTGLIGNTIALVILGKHKRDSRRRVSAFYILVTGLVLTDLFGKCLISPVVFVSYASNLTLKALGANNHLCDYFSFSMSFFGLASMFILFAMALECWLSISHPFFYQEHFTKRRVIVIFPVVYIFCLLFCSMPLMGLGSNKQYCPGTWCFINMTMVEQTPSFSVLYATLMAILIASVLLCNSSVAINLTKMYRKQRQRSNSSLSVRDGTRRFAHSEEVDHLILLVLMSAIFLICSLPLTASHSAAM encoded by the coding sequence ATGATGGCATCTTGTGAAAACTCCAGCACTGTGCACAAGGATGGCAGTGTAATGAGCAGCACCTTGCTCTTCACCACCGGATTGATCGGGAACACCATCGCTCTGGTCATTCTGGGCAAACACAAGAGGGACAGCAGGCGCCGGGTGTCAGCCTTTTACATTTTAGTCACCGGGCTGGTTCTCACCGACCTCTTCGGCAAATGCCTCATCAGCCCAGTGGTGTTCGTTTCTTACGCCTCCAACCTCACCTTGAAAGCACTGGGAGCAAACAACCACCTGTGTGactacttctccttctccatgAGCTTCTTCGGCTTAGCCTCAATGTTTATCTTGTTCGCCATGGCCCTGGAGTGCTGGCTCTCAATAAGTCACCCTTTCTTTTACCAGGAACATTTCACCAAGCGCCGGGTGATCGTTATTTTCCCAGTCGTTTACATTTTCTGCCTCTTATTTTGCTCGATGCCCCTGATGGGTTTGGGCAGCAACAAGCAGTACTGCCCGGGGACCTGGTGTTTCATTAACATGACCATGGTCGAACAGACTCCGTCTTTCTCTGTGCTTTACGCGACTCTCATGGCGATCCTCATCGCCTCCGTGTTGCTGTGCAATAGTTCCGTTGCCATAAACTTGACCAAAATGTACCGAAAGCAAAGGCAAAGGAGCAATTCGAGCCTGAGCGTCCGCGACGGCACCAGGCGCTTCGCTCACTCCGAGGAGGTGGATCATCTCATCCTGCTGGTTCTCATGAGCGCTATCTTCCTCATTTGTTCCCTACCTCTCACG